Proteins encoded together in one Erinaceus europaeus chromosome 11, mEriEur2.1, whole genome shotgun sequence window:
- the LOC132541272 gene encoding tropomyosin alpha-1 chain-like translates to MGNIMQHYAYRRIMLQEIKSYAFYRGQVFKLHDYMCLFLISESQMKSCIQVSREPLEPHGNLMEPQWNHQDKYSEALKDAQEKLELAEKKATDAEADVTSLNRSIQLVEEELDRAQERLATALQKLEEAEKAADESERGMKVIESRAQKDEEKMEIQEIQLKEAKHIAEDADRKYEEVARKLVIIESDLERAEERAKLSEGKCAELEEELKTVTNNLKSLEAQAEKYSQKEDKYEEEIKVLSDKLKEAETRAEFAERSVTKLEKSIDDLEDKFLCFSPPKTPSSSWMSHLSELCSLSVLQLTLAGRPFLLESHTGSGTPVPSVVQKLFLCVK, encoded by the exons ATGGGGAACATCATGCAGCATTATGCTTACAGAAGAATAATGCTTCAAGAAATAAAGTCATATGCTTTTTATAGAGGACAAGTCTTCAAACTTCATGATTATATGTG TTTATTTCTCATCTCCGAGAGTCAAATGAAAAGCTGCATTCAGGTATCCAGAGAACCTCTGGAACCACATGGGAACCtgatggagcctcag TGGAACCACCAGGACAAGTACTCCGAGGCTCTCAAAGATGCCCAGGAGAAGCTGGAGCTGGCTGAAAAAAAGGCCACCGATGCTGAAGCCGACGTCACCTCCCTGAACAGAAGCATCCAGCTGGTTGAGGAGGAGCTGGACCGAGCCCAGGAGCGTCTGGCCACCGCTCTGCAGAAGCTGGAGGAGGCTGAGAAGGCGGCCGACGAAAGCGAGAGAGGCATGAAGGTCATTGAAAGCCGAGCCCAGAAGGatgaggagaagatggagatccAGGAGATCCAGCTGAAGGAGGCCAAGCACATCGCTGAGGATGCCGACCGCAAGTATGAAGAGGTGGCCCGGAAGCTGGTCATCATTGAGAGTGACTTGGAGCGTGCAGAGGAGCGGGccaaactctcagaaggcaaatGCGCCGAGCTTGAAGAAGAATTGAAAACTGTGACCAACAACCTGAAGTCACTGGAGGCTCAGGCCGAGAAGTACTCCCAGAAGGAAGACAAGTACGAGGAGGAGATCAAGGTCCTTTCCGACAAGCTGAAGGAGGCAGAGACTCGGGCTGAGTTTGCAGAGAGATCTGTAACTAAATTGGAGAAAAGCATCGACGACTTGGAAGATAAGTTTCTTTGCTTCAGTCCTCCCAAGACCCCATCATCAAGCTGGATGTCCCACCTCTCTGAGCTCTGCAGTCTGTCTGTCCTGCAGCTCACCCTGGCCGGCCGGCCCTTCCTTTTAGAGTCCCACACGGGGTCAGGCACGCCTGTGCCCTCTGTTGTACAGAAGCTCTTTCTTTGTGTAAAATAA